The following coding sequences lie in one Nycticebus coucang isolate mNycCou1 chromosome 18, mNycCou1.pri, whole genome shotgun sequence genomic window:
- the GALK1 gene encoding galactokinase isoform X1: MAAWRQPQVEELLTEARRAFREEFGAEPELAVSAPGRVNLIGEHTDYNQGLVLPMALELVTVLVGSPRADGLVSLLTTSEDADEPQRLQFPLPTAQRSLEPGTPRWANYVKGVIQHYPGSRLTMTHSSSAAAPLPGFSAVVVSSVPLGGGLSSSASLEVAMYTFLQQLCPDSGVIAARAQVCQLAEHSFAGVPCGIMDQLIALLGQKGHALLIDCRSLETNLVPLSEPRVAVLITNSNVRHSLGSSEYPLRRRQCEEVAQALGKESLRDVQMEELEAGKELVSKEGFRRARHVVGEIRRTAQAAVALSRGDYRAFGRLMVESHHSLRDDYEVSCPELDQLVEAALSVPGVYGSRMTGGGFGGCTVTLLEASSAPRAMQYIQEQYKGTATFYLSQAADGAKVLHL, translated from the exons ATGGCTGCTTGGAGACAGCCCCAGGTTGAGGAACTGCTGACCGAGGCCCGGCGAGCCTTCCGGGAAGAGTTCGGGGCCGAGCCCGAGCTGGCAGTGTCGGCCCCTGGCCGGGTCAACCTCATCGGGGAGCACACGGACTACAACCAGGGCCTGGTGCTGCCCATG GCACTGGAGCTGGTGACGGTGCTGGTGGGCAGTCCCCGAGCAGATGGGCTTGTCTCTCTTCTCACCACCTCTGAGGATGCTGATGAGCCCCAGCGGTTGCAGTTTCCACTGCCCACTGCCCAGCGCTCCCTGGAACCTGGGACCCCCCGATGGGCCAACTATGTGAAGGGAGTCATTCAGCACTACCCAG GCAGCCGTCTTACCATGACCCATTCTTCCTCTGCAGCTGCCCCCCTCCCTGGCTTCAGTGCTGTGGTGGTCAGCTCAGTGCCCCTAGGGGGTGGGCTGTCCAGCTCAGCATCTCTGGAAGTGGCCATGTACACGTTCCTCCAGCAGCTCTGCCCAG ACTCAGGGGTGATAGCTGCCCGGGCCCAGGTGTGTCAGTTGGCTGAGCACAGCTTTGCAGGAGTTCCCTGTGGCATCATGGACCAGCTCATCGCCCTCCTGGGGCAGAAAGGCCATGCACTGCTGATTGACTGCAG ATCCCTGGAGACAAACCTGGTTCCACTGTCAGAACCCAGGGTGGCTGTGCTCATTACCAACTCCAATGTCCGCCACTCCCTGGGCTCCAGTGAGTATCCCCTGCGGCGGCGCCAGTGTGAAGAAGTGGCCCAGGCATTGGGCAAGGAGAGCCTTCGTGATGTGCAGATGGAGGAGCTGGAGG ctggcaaagagctggTGAGCAAGGAGGGCTTCCGGCGGGCACGGCACGTCGTGGGTGAGATCCGGCGTACGGCCCAGGCAGCAGTTGCCCTGAGCCGCGGGGACTACAGAGCCTTCGGCCGCCTAATGGTGGAGAGTCACCACTCGCTCAG GGATGACTACGAAGTGAGCTGCCCTGAGCTGGACCAGCTGGTAGAGGCCGCACTCTCTGTGCCTGGGGTTTATGGAAGCCGCATGACAGGTGGTGGCTTTGGTGGCTGCACAGTGACACTGCTGGAGGCCTCCTCTGCTCCCCGTGCCATGCAGTACATACAG GAACAGTACAAGGGCACCGCCACCTTCTACCTCTCTCAAGCGGCTGATGGCGCCAAGGTGCTGCACCTGTGA
- the GALK1 gene encoding galactokinase isoform X3, with protein sequence MAAWRQPQVEELLTEARRAFREEFGAEPELAVSAPGRVNLIGEHTDYNQGLVLPMALELVTVLVGSPRADGLVSLLTTSEDADEPQRLQFPLPTAQRSLEPGTPRWANYVKGVIQHYPGSRLTMTHSSSAAAPLPGFSAVVVSSVPLGGGLSSSASLEVAMYTFLQQLCPDSGVIAARAQVCQLAEHSFAGVPCGIMDQLIALLGQKGHALLIDCRSLETNLVPLSEPRVAVLITNSNVRHSLGSTGKELVSKEGFRRARHVVGEIRRTAQAAVALSRGDYRAFGRLMVESHHSLRDDYEVSCPELDQLVEAALSVPGVYGSRMTGGGFGGCTVTLLEASSAPRAMQYIQEQYKGTATFYLSQAADGAKVLHL encoded by the exons ATGGCTGCTTGGAGACAGCCCCAGGTTGAGGAACTGCTGACCGAGGCCCGGCGAGCCTTCCGGGAAGAGTTCGGGGCCGAGCCCGAGCTGGCAGTGTCGGCCCCTGGCCGGGTCAACCTCATCGGGGAGCACACGGACTACAACCAGGGCCTGGTGCTGCCCATG GCACTGGAGCTGGTGACGGTGCTGGTGGGCAGTCCCCGAGCAGATGGGCTTGTCTCTCTTCTCACCACCTCTGAGGATGCTGATGAGCCCCAGCGGTTGCAGTTTCCACTGCCCACTGCCCAGCGCTCCCTGGAACCTGGGACCCCCCGATGGGCCAACTATGTGAAGGGAGTCATTCAGCACTACCCAG GCAGCCGTCTTACCATGACCCATTCTTCCTCTGCAGCTGCCCCCCTCCCTGGCTTCAGTGCTGTGGTGGTCAGCTCAGTGCCCCTAGGGGGTGGGCTGTCCAGCTCAGCATCTCTGGAAGTGGCCATGTACACGTTCCTCCAGCAGCTCTGCCCAG ACTCAGGGGTGATAGCTGCCCGGGCCCAGGTGTGTCAGTTGGCTGAGCACAGCTTTGCAGGAGTTCCCTGTGGCATCATGGACCAGCTCATCGCCCTCCTGGGGCAGAAAGGCCATGCACTGCTGATTGACTGCAG ATCCCTGGAGACAAACCTGGTTCCACTGTCAGAACCCAGGGTGGCTGTGCTCATTACCAACTCCAATGTCCGCCACTCCCTGGGCTCCA ctggcaaagagctggTGAGCAAGGAGGGCTTCCGGCGGGCACGGCACGTCGTGGGTGAGATCCGGCGTACGGCCCAGGCAGCAGTTGCCCTGAGCCGCGGGGACTACAGAGCCTTCGGCCGCCTAATGGTGGAGAGTCACCACTCGCTCAG GGATGACTACGAAGTGAGCTGCCCTGAGCTGGACCAGCTGGTAGAGGCCGCACTCTCTGTGCCTGGGGTTTATGGAAGCCGCATGACAGGTGGTGGCTTTGGTGGCTGCACAGTGACACTGCTGGAGGCCTCCTCTGCTCCCCGTGCCATGCAGTACATACAG GAACAGTACAAGGGCACCGCCACCTTCTACCTCTCTCAAGCGGCTGATGGCGCCAAGGTGCTGCACCTGTGA
- the GALK1 gene encoding galactokinase isoform X2, which produces MAAWRQPQVEELLTEARRAFREEFGAEPELAVSAPGRVNLIGEHTDYNQGLVLPMALELVTVLVGSPRADGLVSLLTTSEDADEPQRLQFPLPTAQRSLEPGTPRWANYVKGVIQHYPAAPLPGFSAVVVSSVPLGGGLSSSASLEVAMYTFLQQLCPDSGVIAARAQVCQLAEHSFAGVPCGIMDQLIALLGQKGHALLIDCRSLETNLVPLSEPRVAVLITNSNVRHSLGSSEYPLRRRQCEEVAQALGKESLRDVQMEELEAGKELVSKEGFRRARHVVGEIRRTAQAAVALSRGDYRAFGRLMVESHHSLRDDYEVSCPELDQLVEAALSVPGVYGSRMTGGGFGGCTVTLLEASSAPRAMQYIQEQYKGTATFYLSQAADGAKVLHL; this is translated from the exons ATGGCTGCTTGGAGACAGCCCCAGGTTGAGGAACTGCTGACCGAGGCCCGGCGAGCCTTCCGGGAAGAGTTCGGGGCCGAGCCCGAGCTGGCAGTGTCGGCCCCTGGCCGGGTCAACCTCATCGGGGAGCACACGGACTACAACCAGGGCCTGGTGCTGCCCATG GCACTGGAGCTGGTGACGGTGCTGGTGGGCAGTCCCCGAGCAGATGGGCTTGTCTCTCTTCTCACCACCTCTGAGGATGCTGATGAGCCCCAGCGGTTGCAGTTTCCACTGCCCACTGCCCAGCGCTCCCTGGAACCTGGGACCCCCCGATGGGCCAACTATGTGAAGGGAGTCATTCAGCACTACCCAG CTGCCCCCCTCCCTGGCTTCAGTGCTGTGGTGGTCAGCTCAGTGCCCCTAGGGGGTGGGCTGTCCAGCTCAGCATCTCTGGAAGTGGCCATGTACACGTTCCTCCAGCAGCTCTGCCCAG ACTCAGGGGTGATAGCTGCCCGGGCCCAGGTGTGTCAGTTGGCTGAGCACAGCTTTGCAGGAGTTCCCTGTGGCATCATGGACCAGCTCATCGCCCTCCTGGGGCAGAAAGGCCATGCACTGCTGATTGACTGCAG ATCCCTGGAGACAAACCTGGTTCCACTGTCAGAACCCAGGGTGGCTGTGCTCATTACCAACTCCAATGTCCGCCACTCCCTGGGCTCCAGTGAGTATCCCCTGCGGCGGCGCCAGTGTGAAGAAGTGGCCCAGGCATTGGGCAAGGAGAGCCTTCGTGATGTGCAGATGGAGGAGCTGGAGG ctggcaaagagctggTGAGCAAGGAGGGCTTCCGGCGGGCACGGCACGTCGTGGGTGAGATCCGGCGTACGGCCCAGGCAGCAGTTGCCCTGAGCCGCGGGGACTACAGAGCCTTCGGCCGCCTAATGGTGGAGAGTCACCACTCGCTCAG GGATGACTACGAAGTGAGCTGCCCTGAGCTGGACCAGCTGGTAGAGGCCGCACTCTCTGTGCCTGGGGTTTATGGAAGCCGCATGACAGGTGGTGGCTTTGGTGGCTGCACAGTGACACTGCTGGAGGCCTCCTCTGCTCCCCGTGCCATGCAGTACATACAG GAACAGTACAAGGGCACCGCCACCTTCTACCTCTCTCAAGCGGCTGATGGCGCCAAGGTGCTGCACCTGTGA